Below is a window of Neodiprion virginianus isolate iyNeoVirg1 chromosome 4, iyNeoVirg1.1, whole genome shotgun sequence DNA.
GAACAAGTGTAAAATAGAATCAAGATGCGAGCTTACATTGTCCATTAATGTCTTCAGCGAGAGGATTAACTTCAAGAAGTAAGGCATCCTTCTTCTGGAACATAGCGTATAGATCGATGATCATTTTAGAAATATAATCCTTAACATTGCCAAGGCCCATCTTTGTTGCAATGCGACCAGCTTGATCCGGAGTAATTCCTTTCTGGATGTCGATTGGCTCATACGTTATTGCCTCAGGATTGGTAGCAGCTACCTCTTCGATATTCACGCCTCCTTGGCTCGATGCAATTATTACTGGGCCCTGCACAAGATACTTTGCATTGTAATACAAttatcatgaaattttttagctACTTAATTATCTATTGAGGTCAATTCCAGTGATTATATAAATCATTTACTGAAACTTCAAAGTGAAGTTTCCCTGATTTTTTCTGCAAGAATAAAACTCGGTGAAAAtgtgaataataatagaaaGTATTTTACATGGTCGACATTTAAATAACGAAAGTTTTAGATCAACCTCGATTATTCTGATAACTTTCTATTTTGTTATAAGTTACACAGtgttaaagaatattcatattcattttcaGTTAGGGCTAAAGATTCGAAGTGGAACAAAGTTAAGGTAGAAGAGAACACAAATCTCTGTATTTTTTAAGCTTTATGTCCTCACATCCGGGATTAAACTTGGTTCCTTGAATAACTTGAATTAGCTGTACGGGAATGAGGTATCAATCGAACTTTATAAAAATAACTTACACCAAATGATCGCTCCATCATAACAGCAAGATAAAACTCCTTGCGTGGAAACATCCGTTGCGTCACCATAACAGCATTGCATATCCTACCAGCTTCCCCAGTCTGCTTTGTTATCAACAATTTTCCCAGCATTTTTGAAGCTAGTTCTTTAGCCTCCTGAGgtctgtaaattgaaaattgtaaaattgattacaattttgtaatatttctgATGATAAACAATgcattgtaaattttttaacaaaataacGATTCGACAATGCATTTCGAAAGACTTTAATCAGTTATTACTAAATCACCACTAAACTTTTGGAGGGTAGAACACGAAgtccaaaatttgtaatcaaTGTAATACCAGCAGATCTTAGACAATAAACATTTGGTTCAATCTAATATATAACGAAATAGAAAGCTACGTCACATACAAGATTTAAACACCAACATTCTGTTTGTGCAAAAGGCAATTTTCTATAAACTGAGATTGATTGGGttaatttttccataatttgAACTTGAAATTAAAGATAATTAACTTATTTTACAAAAGCCTCAGTAAATTAATTATGAGTCAacgtgagaaaataaatagttTGCTAAGAGCTGTACTCAGAACAATCgaataaactttttatttttgcgacTTCTTTATATCGTACTAGCTATATCTAGTAGAagtaaatgtaatttttttgtttggtattgaatattttctagGTTCAAGTGCCCGATACCCATATATGATTttccttttcaattttgatacaatttaatttaatttataagttGTGATCAACTTGGGAGATGATACAATCTGTTGATGATAAATTAACTTTGATACGTTTTTTTGTTAAGAACATACAAAACGGCATCAAGAAAATATACTTGAAtgtcaacatttttcatgATGAATATTACAATCATCGGTATTTCAGTCAATTCTGTGCCAGGAAGCACAGTTGCAACGTATGTGATCTAGAAGCAATACTGGTTACTACCTTCCTCAAGTAACTTACGTTTCACACATTTTGACACCACCAATATTCGTGCCCTTGAAGTGTCCCTTTCCTCGCCCACCGGCAAGAACTTGAGCCTTCAATACTATGTCTTTTGTATTGAGATCAGCGGCAAACTTGGCAGCTTCATCAGGGGTTTTCGCCACACCAAACTTTGGCGTAGGAATCCCTGCCTCGGAGAGTAAGGTATAGCTGATGTGTTCATGAACATTCAAGTTTCGAACTGGCTGCTTTGCCAATCCAATTGTGCCCACCAAGAtctaaatgaaaatttcacatgaGGTTTAAGGATTTGATAGGAATCGATCACCAACTTACTTGTGTACTTGATATTTCAAGTAAAAACTAGGCGGTAATTATATTATGCAGTTAAGCGAGGTCACTCTATATTATGTTGCATTTCTTGGTGCAACTAAATACTTTGAGGATACTGTCCAGGTTTTACCCTGTTAGCCAAACAGATAATTTGTATTTACCTTTTTGTTAGTTTAAATTTTAGGATAATGCAATTTCGTGGTATTATTTTGAAGGTGAAAATGAGGTGAAATCACTGTTATGATTTCgatcaaatttacaaatataatttaaaaatttcgaaaaaaaaaaccgacgcACTCTGGTATTTTTTATCTGATTGTAACGTTTTTGAGATTTTTGAAACAGTATTTTATCCTTTCCTAGCATTTAGTTCATACAGTGTGGCCATTTCATCCTTAAGCAGCCACAATTAACAGACGTTTTTTTGTTGCAGTGTGCGCACTTTGCTTTTTCTTTACCAGTTGCTACAATGCAGATAGTATAACGCTATCTTAGGCTACAAGTTTAGTGGCAAGCATCTTCCATGCGGTTCAGTTGAGTATGGAATACAAAAGAATCTGTGTTTTTCAATACAGGTatgacttgaaattttaactAAGCAACATCCTTGAAAACAAACCTTTGTGCTGATTTTGataatatgcaaaaaaaaaaaaataaaaaataatttaaagtCAATAAAGTcaataaaacatgaaataaCATATTTCTCCAGTTGTCATTTCATTAACTCTGACGATGGCAAAAATTATTGTGGTACCAgttatatgaataaaaaacaaaaagaacttgaaaaaaaaaatagatattgCAAGTCTAATTGTAAACTAAAGTACTAGACATCTTAAGAATTAAATTGTCATATACATCAATCcaactttttcattatattgACAGAAAATTGATAGCAGCCGTATCACAGATTCTTTGttaaacaaatttgtaactGACTGCAGAAGCATGAGGTTTACAATCAGAGGTCAATATTTTATGAGATTATTATTTCTACGATCATTATAAATATTAGTTTAGTGGCaataataaaactgttttgaGTTTTAGTACAGTCGTGAAATTGAGCTTGTGTGACAATCTTAGATAGTATCtaattttgtaagaaaattttgcaCGACCATATGTAAGTCTTCCATCAGTTCTCAGGTACATATGCCCCTTGAAATCGCATCAACAGTATTTTCTTATCTGTGCTCACATTAGCAAACACAAATTTTTATGCCCGTTACACATTTACGTATgtacaaaattatgaaacaagTTGCTGATATTACTGGATCTAATTCATTTCTAATACGTTTTTAAACCATATAGTACCAAATTTCACATTTCTATTCAGATAGATATCAGAATAGAAACGGAAAGTGAAAACAGGATCGCGACAGAAATCACAGGATAAAATTTCATGAGAGTTCTAAGATCTCCAATACCTACAATGTATCATGCTTCAGAAATGGAAATGTAAATGCTGTTCAAGGTAAATTGTAGAGAGTAATAAGATAAAATTGAGCAGATGTCATATCAAAGTGAAAATCGAgaaattaattgttttatctcAAACAAATCAGTATTTAATTTACTGCCAACTATCATTAATAGAACGAATAATTTTGAtagacaaaacaaaaatatctttCCAATATTTCCCCGAGATTTATGAAGATTTAAGAAATTTTCCTGAGATTTCCTTGATGTCTTTGATGACCCAGTTCTGTTGCTACCGTGAAAACGATTTTATCTGCAGTATATGGATTTAGCTTTTTTCCTAACGGCAACCCTGATGACAATTCAATGATATTGGATACATGGATATGGAGTTCAAAATCCTCACTTAGAGATTTCTCATTGATGAATAGGGTTTAATCCATCTGAGGAGACAACATTGCATTCCCGAATATTCGCAGTCTTCATAAAATCATCAAAGATGCACTAGTGACATTTTCGGTgcaaatgaaatgaaaaccatgagaaaccgtacaaaattcgaatatcatttatttatttgccaATGAATAGAGTACCAGTAATCATCACATTATTAGAAATATCTGATTTGTGAGTTACTGCAAAAATTACTGCACTTCTGTCAAAATCTATCtacttttacaaaaaaaaactgactGATCTATTCAGATACCACCAGAGTTCCATCAACATTGATGGCAGTACAATAACTCTGACATACACGCAGAGGCGTTATGACTCTGAGTACCTTTAGTCCAAATGAGATGCAAAGATGATGCAACTCTCGATGAAGCGTGTGTTAATCTTTCCCAAATGTTTTCTGAGTACcaaatattcgaaatattcCGCATTGATTTATTTGAGCCAagaaatgcaatttttattttccaagaCCAAATCTCTGTTGAAAGGTCCTTTGCATTTAGAAAACATTCggtgtaattttgaaattgttcaaaatgatttcattcattttatcgACTTCTAATACTTATTGAataaagtgatgaaaaaaagccTGTTTGACACAAACACTTCGAAAGGagattttaaaatatttcaaggtTGGAGAATATTCAAAAAGGCCTTTGACACTTAAAGGAAAAGGTTTTAGCAATCGAAATGAATTGattgtttaaattattttgcacagataacaatttaaaatacattGCTTTGAAGattattgaagaaatattttacaaaaattttaaatgttaGCATTTTAGTTCTGgaacaattattcaaaacTGCATCCTAATAGGCATTATATTCTGTAACAAAGcgtttgaaaagtttgatctgccaaaaatttaataagaaTATTTGTGGGAATATATCTCAACATATTGAGGAATATAATTGCTAGTTACCCATACTTCTAAATGAATATGacggaaaaaatattaacaatcaATAATACCACTAAACCTAAGTGCAAGTAGAAATGTTGAATGTTGATGTCTTGTTAGAATTGAGTGTTTCCTTGGAATTGTAAAAACGAGAAGTTTTTAATGCAGTTGATAGGAAAGGAAATGAAGTATTGCAAGTTGAATAgttattttaaattcaataactcaaaaaaaaattgaagataagGAATAGTTGCAATGTTCATTTGCGGAATTGTTGAGCTTGATTCATTGTAACATAGTCCGTGTAAGTACTTAAAATCAATTTGCTTATTATACAACAGTTATTGTTAGCGAGGTTAGCATTGAGCTTAAAAATAAGTTTCATGCTACGACCCAATAACAGTCGCTATTGTATGTAGatacaaataaatgaatactTCCCGCATTATAAATTATGAACTGAAGAACAGGGAACATCAATTAAATCCAAAATTGCATAAATTATGTTAACTTGTCGGTCGAATATAAATGATTAGATTTTAAATAGGACTTGGTGATACTGCGTAAAttaatttggtttttttttcgcaatcgAAATAAGGTTAGTGAAGTAAGTTACATTCGAGAGGAACCTTGGCTTCAAATCACTTGACCCTGGCGCCCAATTTAGCAGACTATAAATCTAATATGGTGATCGCCCCTGTAATCACTCACTGAAATTACGACGCGTCCAGATATTCCTTTAGCGAGAGAATATTAAAAACTGAAAGCTGGTTAATGCAGCGATAATATAGCGGCATAGATTTGTTTTAAAACTCACCTTAGACCCATTAAAACGGGAAAAATTCTCCACTATGGCAGCAGTGCGGGACAACATCGTAGCCATCTTACGTACTCTTCAGCTGAACGGCGATCAACTGCCAACCCGAGTCCCAAGTCCCAACTGCCAAACTAACTAACTATCAAGCACTATGCAAGCAGAAACATGGCCAAACAGTACGGCAAACGTCGTTCCCACGCATGGAATGCACAAAGTGTGGTACGGTACCCAATGACAGTAATTGTCAAGTTAGTgatgcatacattttttctttacagtACACACATCTTGTCACAAGATACCGCCACTAGACGTATGGGATTTCGATTCTCTTTGCGGCGCGTCGATTTAAAATGAGCTGCGAGTAGCCTAGGAATGTTTGTCGACATTTTTTTAGATCACAAATCCAGTAAGCATATCCTATTCAGATGGCACCATCGCAAATCATAGAAAGTGTAACTCATTCAAATTCAGATATTATAAAACGACAATTGTGCCAATTTGTGACAATTATGCCGTCGTACTTCCAAAACTTTAGGAAACAAGTTACCAGAAATCAGGcgggtataaaaaatttccatagaaatttttcaataattttctacaatacAGATACAAAAGCGAAGATCGGCGTTAATTTCTTATTGTATTTCATCTTGTACAATGGGTCTTTTAGACGGATCACCCCTATCtcgaatgtaaaaaattttaacatcgATCTTTTTGTAATTTCAGTAGCCGGTTTTGAATTAGCTTCGTTTTTATGTTCTTTGTCGTTTGTCATGGGAGACGTGCTCATTTGATATGCAAATATCGTGTTTTATTGTAACAACTTGTATCGACTGCGAAAGGTCAGGCGGGGGAGAAAGATGCTGGAATTCCCAGTTTACAAATTACCGAAGGTATGTGCACCTTATTGACTTTAGttaggaaataaaatttatcaaaaagaaaaatgtatttacatGGAATTCACTATGACTAAACTAGAGAAATCCAAAGTATTAAGATTCAAATTATCGAAACATGAGTTTTATTGACAATGAGTTAAATTCACACAATAATGCGATTGTCATTCGGAAAACTACAATACGATATGTTAGTACCAGTGAAATAAGTTCTCTTATGTTCGTTTCCACACCA
It encodes the following:
- the LOC124302641 gene encoding succinate--CoA ligase [ADP-forming] subunit beta, mitochondrial-like, with the protein product MATMLSRTAAIVENFSRFNGSKILVGTIGLAKQPVRNLNVHEHISYTLLSEAGIPTPKFGVAKTPDEAAKFAADLNTKDIVLKAQVLAGGRGKGHFKGTNIGGVKMCETPQEAKELASKMLGKLLITKQTGEAGRICNAVMVTQRMFPRKEFYLAVMMERSFGGPVIIASSQGGVNIEEVAATNPEAITYEPIDIQKGITPDQAGRIATKMGLGNVKDYISKMIIDLYAMFQKKDALLLEVNPLAEDINGQYYALDCKCRFDDNAEFRQKDLFALRDWSQEDKREVEAAKFELNYIALDGNIGCMVNGAGLAMATMDIIKLHGGDPANFLDVGGGATASAVKEAFKIITSDPSVHALLVNIFGGIMRCDVIAEGIIAATKELSLKIPVVVRLQGTNVDEAKALIANAGLKIVPIDDLDEAARVAVKLSTIVKLAQSANLNVNFEIPPIS